The following are encoded in a window of Halorarum salinum genomic DNA:
- a CDS encoding TIGR03557 family F420-dependent LLM class oxidoreductase, which produces MVELGYTLSSEEHPPNDLVENAARAEEVGFDFLSISDHFHPWIGAQGQSPFVWSTLGGVARATEEVPVGVGVNCPIMRVHPAVVAQAAATVADMLPGRFVLGVGTGELLNEHVVGEHWPPHAKRLAMLEEAIEILRSLWEGGQRSYDGEHFTVENARLFTLPEEPPPIVVSAYGPRAARSAAEYGDGLWTVGPQDVVETWEEAGGEGPRYCQLDVCYAEDEERAVDTAYEQWPNTALPGELASQLPTPTHFEQACRMVSREDIAESSVVTDPDPAAHLESIEEAVDAGYDHVYVHQIGPDQESFFEFYESEVLPEVE; this is translated from the coding sequence ATGGTCGAACTCGGCTACACGCTCTCCAGCGAGGAACATCCGCCGAACGACCTGGTCGAGAACGCGGCGCGCGCCGAGGAGGTAGGGTTCGACTTCCTGTCAATTTCAGACCACTTTCACCCGTGGATCGGCGCGCAGGGCCAGAGCCCGTTCGTCTGGTCGACGCTCGGGGGCGTCGCCCGCGCGACCGAGGAGGTCCCCGTCGGCGTCGGGGTGAACTGCCCCATCATGCGCGTCCACCCGGCCGTCGTCGCGCAGGCTGCCGCGACCGTCGCCGACATGCTCCCCGGACGGTTCGTCCTCGGGGTCGGGACCGGCGAACTCCTGAACGAGCACGTCGTCGGCGAGCACTGGCCCCCGCACGCGAAGCGGCTGGCGATGCTGGAGGAGGCGATCGAGATACTCCGCAGCCTCTGGGAGGGCGGACAGCGGAGCTACGACGGCGAGCACTTCACCGTCGAGAACGCGCGGCTGTTCACCCTGCCCGAGGAGCCCCCGCCGATCGTCGTCTCGGCCTACGGGCCGCGGGCGGCCCGCTCGGCCGCCGAGTACGGGGACGGGCTCTGGACGGTCGGCCCGCAGGACGTCGTCGAGACGTGGGAGGAGGCGGGCGGCGAGGGGCCACGGTACTGCCAGCTCGACGTCTGTTACGCCGAGGACGAGGAGCGAGCGGTGGATACGGCCTACGAGCAGTGGCCCAACACGGCGCTCCCGGGCGAACTCGCGTCACAGCTCCCGACGCCGACCCACTTCGAGCAGGCGTGCCGGATGGTCTCGCGGGAGGACATCGCCGAGTCCAGCGTCGTCACCGACCCCGATCCGGCCGCCCACCTCGAGAGCATCGAGGAGGCCGTCGACGCGGGCTACGACCACGTCTACGTCCACCAGATCGGCCCGGACCAGGAGTCGTTCTTCGAGTTCTACGAGTCGGAGGTGCTGCCGGAGGTGGAGTGA
- a CDS encoding nuclear transport factor 2 family protein gives MDRENAVRRYYRAIDDADYDSLAALLGPEFVHRRPDRTLSGRDEFVRFMREGRPRTDTVHAVDAVYRTVDGDAREGAGADAHRRGDGDDAPAGAGGTDDRGPGRRVDEVAVRGRLRDDGEELFGFVDVFAFEGDAVVELTTYTDSFADG, from the coding sequence ATGGACCGCGAGAACGCCGTCAGGCGATACTACCGGGCGATCGACGACGCCGACTACGACTCGCTCGCGGCGCTCCTCGGGCCCGAGTTCGTCCACCGGCGGCCGGACCGGACGCTGTCGGGCCGGGACGAGTTCGTCCGGTTCATGCGCGAGGGGCGACCTCGGACCGACACCGTCCACGCGGTCGACGCGGTGTATCGGACCGTCGACGGCGACGCACGCGAGGGTGCCGGCGCCGACGCCCACCGGCGTGGCGACGGGGACGACGCGCCCGCCGGCGCCGGTGGAACCGACGACCGGGGACCGGGTCGGCGGGTCGACGAGGTGGCCGTCCGCGGCCGCCTGCGCGACGACGGCGAGGAACTGTTCGGGTTCGTGGACGTGTTCGCGTTCGAGGGCGACGCGGTCGTCGAGTTGACCACCTACACCGACTCGTTCGCGGACGGGTGA
- a CDS encoding DUF7344 domain-containing protein encodes MKTKTPDEAGPGTDDATLSTTDVFGVLANDRCRYLLHYLDHRVGGVSLGELAERVAVLEDDPTYDHYERVLTGLHHVQLPKLTETGLVVYDREAETVTGTGAIAQVRPYLELAMAGDIREA; translated from the coding sequence ATGAAAACCAAGACGCCTGATGAGGCCGGACCCGGAACCGACGACGCGACGCTGTCCACGACCGACGTTTTCGGCGTGCTCGCGAACGACCGCTGTCGCTATCTCCTGCACTATCTCGACCATCGCGTGGGCGGGGTCTCGCTCGGCGAGCTCGCCGAGCGGGTCGCCGTCCTCGAGGACGATCCGACCTACGACCACTACGAACGGGTCCTCACCGGACTCCACCACGTCCAGTTGCCGAAGCTGACCGAGACGGGGCTCGTCGTCTACGACCGCGAGGCCGAGACGGTGACCGGGACGGGGGCGATCGCCCAGGTGCGCCCGTACCTGGAACTCGCGATGGCGGGGGACATCCGGGAGGCGTAG